The window CACGTATCCATGAGCGCTCCTCCCGCAATGGTCACTTCGAGTTTAAGCTCATACCATGGTAAAATACCCCGCATTTTCCTTCATGGCATTGGGCTGAAGCCGAAACTACTTTGGTACTCACCAGCTCCGCTCACCTCGCACAAACAAAAAGGACGGCAGCCCACGCTGCCGTCCTTGGAACTTCAGAATGCTCGCGAAGAGACTCGCGAACTACGATGGGTTTACTCCACCGTCGGATTCGGCTCTGCGCTGCCGTCAGCAAGGCCGAGGGCCCATTTGATGCCGCCGAGGATGTGCGCCTGGTACTGCTTCGCCGTTTCGACCGGGTTCACGCGGCCCTTCAGCTCAGGGTCAGCGCTCCAGAGGTCTTCGCGGTGGCCGAGGCTGGTGTAGAACACCTTGCCCTTGCCAGGCGTGCGCACCCAGGACACGGGGAAGTAGCCCTTCTCCTCGGGCTTGTTCGGGTGCTGGCGCAGGTGCCAGAGGGAGCGCACCTTGCTGCGGTCGTGGTGCTTGATGAGGTACATCTCTTCCTGCTTCAGGCTCCAGGAGTCACCGATTTCCGCATTGGCGGGGTGCTTCGCGTCCGCGGCCACGAGGTCGGCAGGGACCTGCGCGCCGTGACCAGCGAACTCACCCTGCAGCATGTCGAGGTAACCTTCGAACTGGTGGAAGGTATCGCTGGAGGAATGCATACCGATGAAGGCGTGGCCTTCTTCAATCCACTTGATGAAGCCCTCCTTGTCCGGCAGGGGCAGCATGCCGGTGGTGTTCGCGAAGATCACGGCGTCGATGCCCTTGGCCTTCAAGTTGTCCGGGCTGAGCTTGGCGAGGGACTCGGCCATCTTCTTGTCGAGTTCTGCCTGCGCCGCCTTGGCTTGGGCTTCCACTTCAGGAGTCCACTTGGCCATCTGCGCATCGTAGTTGGCGATGTCCTTCTTATAACGCTCCTTGGCCTTGTCATCCGCATCGGCGGCCAGGTCCTTGGGTTTGTTCGGCTTCTTGGGCACGGTCACATCCGGCTGCTGGCAGTAGTCCACCACCTTGTAGGCGCCGGACTTGTCGCCCAACTCGGCGATGGTCTTCTCCGCAAAGGGAATGGAGCTGTGACGGAAACCCGCCGTGGTGGTGACGACGATGACCTTCTTGGGCTCAGCGCCCTGGGACTGCACGGGCAGCACGATGGCCCCGGCGAGAAGGAGGAGGATGGAGGTACGACGTAGCATTTTGAGGGGGATGATGAGATGTACTGACCCACTCCAGAGGACTGGAACGGGTGGAGACATACGGGAAGACGGGCGAGTTGCTTCCAAAATTAGACATGGCGGGGGTCAAAAGCGTCTCGCGCGTCCTTGGAATCCATGGCAGTCACAGGCTGTAGGAAACCAGGCCACCACCCCCATGTCCCACACCCTGCGATTCTTCCGGACCAGATGTCTCGATTGCGGCGCCGACTTTGCAATACCTGACCTCGGCGAGTTCCTCTACGGTCAATTCATCTGGTACGGAGAGCGCGGCGACGCGTTTGCGTACTTTGACGCCATCGCCAGCCCCATGTTTGAGCACATTCGCTCCCTCCTGCGAAAGGCCGTAGGATACCCACAATCACCGTCGAGCCATGAGATTGACCGCTTTCATTGGGTGGTCGCAGGATGCGCCGAAAAGATCACAGACCAGCAGCTTCTGCCTCGCAGGGTCTGCCCTTCTTGCCGGTCACGGAATCTCTCCGTGGACGACGGCGACCCTGTTGCAGACCGCCTGGTGGAAGAGGCTTCCTATGATGAGTTTCTCGCCAAACCAGCTCTGGAACAGCTCTCCATGGTGGCGCAGTTATGGGAGCAGTCGGGAGAGAATCGCTTCACGTCTCCCTGACCAGCTACACAAAAAACAAAAAAAGGGCGGCATCCCCCGATGCCGCCCTGCTTTCTGTCGATGGTCCGCCGCCTGAGACGGGCATCGGCATCAAGCAAATATGTCGGTGATAGGATGACCCTTGTCCGCAATGGTGAACGGACGCTTGCTGGGCGAGTACACCACGTGGTCAAGCGGCAGACCCAAAGCGTAGGCGATGGTCGCGTTGAACTGCGGGATCTCCACCTTGTTCTCGATGACTTCGCGGCCTTCCCTGTCCGTCTTGCCGTAGACAAAGCCGCCCTTCACGCCGCCGCCGGCCATGATGCCGGAGAAGGCTTTCGGATAGTGGTCGCGGCCGACATTCACGTTGATGTCGGGCGTGCGACCGAATTCGGAAGTGACCACCACGAGCGTTTCTTCAAGAAGGCCGCGCGAGTTGAGGTCGCTGAGCAGGCTGGCGAGCGCCTTGTCCAGCACATCGCAAAGTTCCGGCACGCGGACGAAGTTCGCATTGTGCGTGTCCCAGCCACCGAGCGAGACTTCCACGAAGCGCACGCCGCGCTCCACGAGACGGCGGGCCAGCAAGCAGCCCTGGCCGAAGGGCTCAGCGCCGTAGCTCTTGCGGGTCTCCTCGTTTTCTTCCGTGAGGTCGA is drawn from Roseimicrobium gellanilyticum and contains these coding sequences:
- a CDS encoding ThuA domain-containing protein produces the protein MLRRTSILLLLAGAIVLPVQSQGAEPKKVIVVTTTAGFRHSSIPFAEKTIAELGDKSGAYKVVDYCQQPDVTVPKKPNKPKDLAADADDKAKERYKKDIANYDAQMAKWTPEVEAQAKAAQAELDKKMAESLAKLSPDNLKAKGIDAVIFANTTGMLPLPDKEGFIKWIEEGHAFIGMHSSSDTFHQFEGYLDMLQGEFAGHGAQVPADLVAADAKHPANAEIGDSWSLKQEEMYLIKHHDRSKVRSLWHLRQHPNKPEEKGYFPVSWVRTPGKGKVFYTSLGHREDLWSADPELKGRVNPVETAKQYQAHILGGIKWALGLADGSAEPNPTVE